The Myroides phaeus DNA segment ATCCGTTTCGGAGTATAGTACCAAGGATTATCAAGTTATGAAAACGGGGGATAGAAGATTGTTGATAAAGGCTTTTCCTAATAAAACAGGTGTACCTATTGAGTTTGACGTGAAGGTTGAAGGTGGGGATTGTAGCAAGACTATAAAGTGTAGAATCAAAGAGTAGAGAAGAGGAAATTATAATGTAGTTTTCAAAGAGGACTATAAGCAAGTGCTAACAAATAGATTGATTAGCACTTTTTTATTTTGTTTGATTGTGGCTTGGATAGTGTTTTAACTCAGTTTTGTAGGTACTATGTTCGACACATACCCCACACATCTACCACATTTGTTCGGGAAATGGCCTGTTTTCCGAACAAATGTGGTACTTGTTTAGAACATGTCTCGAAGGAGAGCCGTTTAAAACTCCTGTAAGCCTTGGTGTATATAGGATTAAAACATTTGCTTATCTACAGGTTTTAGTGTTTTTTAGCAACTCAAAGAATTACCTTTTATAATTTGAAGGAGGAGTGTTTACGATAGTTTATATAAACAAACAGAGGGATATCACTATGATATCCCTCTGTTTGTAAGTGAGAAAAAAGTATTATTCTTCCTCTTCTGTATTTTTAAGTTTCATCAACAAGGTATAAGCGCCTTTTGAAACTATTTTTTTACCTTCTAATTCTTCTGCATTCTCAATTTGGATAAATCCATTTTCCTTTTCTCCAACTTTAACAGGAAGTAATTGATAAGTTTGTTTACCAATTTCATTGAATACAAAATATCTTCCTTCAAAGTAAACTACACTCTCTTCTGGTAGTGCTTTAGATAGCATAGAATGTGTGTCTATATCTGCATTCATATACATTCCAGGAAGTAATTTTTGCTCAAATTGTTCAAAGTGACAATGTACTTCTGAAACCCCCTCCATATTGATATCCATACTGATTAAGACAATTTCTCCTTCGTATTTTTTCTCTGGATTGTTGTTTGTATAACTAACAACGCGTTGTCCAACTTCTAATTTATCTAAGTCTTTTTCATACACTTTTAGATTTAAGTGGATATCACTTGGATCGATTAACTCAAACATTACGTCTGAAGGTGTAACATATTTACCAACGTTTACATAGGTATTACTTACAAACCCTGTAATTGGACTATATAGTGGCACTGACTTACTGATGTTATCGTGTGTTAATGTCTTAGGATTAATGTTGATTAGACTCAACTGCTGACCAAGAGCATTCATTGTGATACGTTGACTATTCATTTCAGCTTGTGCTTGTTGCATCACTTTATCACTGCTGGCTTGACTTGCATTTAGGTCTTTTTGGCGATTATAGTCTAATCTTGCAAACTCGTATTTGTCTTTTGCAATTAGATAGTTCTGTTGAATTTGGATGTATTGTGGGTCTTCCATTACCGCAATTAACTCTCCTTTTTTGACTTGCATACCAGGTAACAACTTAGTTTGTTTCAAGTATCCCCCTAATGGGTTAGTAACAGAAATTAAGTTTTGAGGTGGAACATCTATTTTACCATTTAACTTCAGTGTTTTTGCAATCTGACGTTCAGAAAGTTGAGTTGTCTCAATAGTAACGTGTTTTAATTGCGCATCCGTTAATTGTACAGTATCAGTGTCCTCTGTTTGTTCTGTTGTTTCTTCGCTTGCGTCTTCTTTTTGTTTACACTGTGTGAATAATAAAGCTCCTGAAATAGCAAGGATAACAGTAGCGTATTTGATATTTATATAGTTGAATGACATAGTATTAGTTATTTGAGGTTAGATAATTGATTTGAATGATGTTATCATTATACATTTTTAGCGTATCTAAATAGTTATTGATAAAATCAAGTGCTTGATTTGTCAATATCACATACTCTAAATAGTTTATCTCTCCATTGATAAATTGCAGTTGCGCTGTTTCAATAATTGTTGAGGTATTTTTCAGGGTGTTATTCTCATAATTACCAAGAATAGCAAGATTGTTCTGATGGTTTGTCAACAATTGTTGATAACGGTTTTCCATACTGTTTTTAGTCATTTCTAATTCGGCATCAGCTAAATCTTCTGCCTTTTTAGAAGCCTTAACTCTGGCGCGTTGACCTGTTGTAAACAAGGGTAAACTAACACCAACGTGGAAAGAACTAAAGCGCTCACTTCTGTCATAGTAAACATCATTAGAAGCAACTCCCATAAACGTACTGTTGTTGTATCCAACTTGTAAATTAGGCAGTTGTTTAGATTTCTCCAATTTTGTTTGCTCGTGTGCTATGACCTTTTGTTGTTCAATCATTTGAAGAACAGGATTGTTTTGTAAATCTGCTTCAAGCGCCGTTAAAATAGCTTTGTTATCCTCTAATTGAGGAACAATATTTTCTGTTGTATTCAATAAGTATTTTAATTGAAGTTGTGTTAAGCTTATTGCTTTTTGAACTTCAGCTAATTGCGCTTGAATACTAATTTGCTGGTTTTGAGCTGTTGTTTTTTCTAAGATATTACTTTCTCCTTTTTGTAATCTAAGCAAAGCTTTGTTGTAGAAGTTAGTGTACATACTATCTGCTCGTTGTAGTAATTTCTCTTTTTCTACCCAATAGCTATAATCGTAGAAGCTTTGTGTTACTGCTCGTTTTAGTTCATAACTTTTTAAATCAAGGTTATAAACACTTTGTTGATATTCTGCTCTAAACACATTCTTTTGTTTACTATAAACAGTTGGGAACGCAAATTCTTGAACTACTCCAAACTTGTTGTCTGTGTATGGTCCATTAATTTGTCCAAATTCACCGGTAAATGTAGTTTGTGGCAAATCAGCCCCTGTTTTGATAAAGGCTTTAGCATATTCCGTTCTCAATTTTTCAGCGCGAATCACAGTATTGTTTTCTAAAGCTGTTTCTAACGCCGTGTTTAGTGTCACTGGTGTTTGTGCATTAGCTGTAAACCCAAGACCTACAAGTAATATAGCTGCAACTGTTTTCTTCTTTTTAAAGAAGTCAAACTTTAAGCGTTGTTCAAATGTGATGTACAACAATGGCAATACGAATAAAGTTAGGAAAGTTGCTAACATTAACCCCCCAATTACAACAGTTGCTAATGGTCTTTGAACTTCAGCACCTGCCCCATTACTCAATGCCATTGGCAAGAACCCAAAAGACGCTACACAAGCAGTCATTAATACTGGGCGCAACCTTGTTTTTGCTCCTCTTATCACGATAAATACTATATTTTTAATTCCTGATTTTTGTAATCTATTAAATTCGGCAATAAGCACAATACCATTAAGTACGGCTACCCCAAACAGGGCAATAAATCCGACTCCCGCACTAATACTAAACGGCATTCCTCTTAAGGCTAATAAGAATACTCCTCCAATAATTGATAGTGGAATAGCAGTGAAAATCATTAAACATTCGCGTATATCTTTAAAAGCAAAGAATAATAAAACGAAGATTAATACCAATGCTAACGGTACCGCAATTGCCAAACGAGCTTTTGCTTCGTTTAGGTTTTCAAATTGTCCACCATACGTAATTTGATATCCGACAGGTAGCGTAATTTGTGCTTCTACTTTTTCTTGTAACTCTTCTACAATACTTTGTACGTCACGCCCTTTTACGTTAAACCCTACAAAGATTCTACGTTGTGCGTTTTCACGTTGGATTTGGTTAGGTCCCTCTTTGATTTCAACTGTTGCCAATTGGTTTAAAGGAACTTGGTTGCCGGATGGAGTAGGTATTAGTAAGTTTTGAATATCACTTACGTCTTTTCTGTTTTTCTCATCCATACGAACTACCATATCAAAACGTTGTTCTCCTTCATAGACCATTCCAGTGCTTTGTCCGGCTAAAGAAGCGTTTACAATTCTGTTGATTTCAGCAATTGAAAGTCTATAACGGGCAATTGCTTGTCGGTTGTAATCAATTAGTAATTGTGGCATTCCCGTAATTGGTTCAACATATAAATTGGTTGCTCCAGGCACGGTATTGATAAGTCCGGCAATTTTATTAGCAGTATAAGCTAAAGTATCTAAGTTTTCACCAAATACTTTTACCACTACGTCTTGTCTGGCTCCTGTCATTAACTCGTTAAAACGCATTTGTACTGGATATTGAAAACCAACAGTAATTCCAGGTATTTCTTCTAATGCGTGAGTCATTTTCTCAGCTAACTCAGGGAATGATTCCGCTGAGGTCCATTCGCTTTTATCTTTTAAGATGACCATCATATCGCTGGCATCCATTGGCATAGGGTCGGTTGGAATCTCGGCACTACCAATTTTAGTAACAACTTTTTCTACTTCAGGGAATCTTGTTTTAAGAATGTGAACAGCTTTTTGTGTACTTTCAATTGTTGTGGTTAGGTTACTACCGTTTAATACCTTGGTATCTACAGCAAAGTCTCCTTCTTCTAAGGAAGGAATAAACTCACCTCCTAATGTTGATAGGATGTAGATTGCAATCACAAATAATACACCTACTACGCTGTAGATTAATTTCGGAATCTCCATTACTTTTACCAACATACGCTCGTAAAAGCCTTCTAATTTATTTAGAACGCGTTCTGATATATTTGGTTTATGTGATATTTTACGGCTCATAATTAATGAGCTCATCATTGGTATATAGGTTAAGGATAAAAGGAATGCTCCTAATAGGGCAAAGGCAACAGTTTGCGCCATTGGTTTAAACATTTTACCTTCAATTCCTTGTAATGTTAAGATTGGAATATATACAATTAAGATAATGATCTGACCAAATACAGCACTGTTCATCATTTTTGAAGCAGATTGTACAACGGTTTTGTTCATTTCTTCTTGTTTCAGATTGACCATCTTCTTGAACTTGGCGTTGTGGGAGAATTGGTGCATGACGGCTTCTACAATAATTACTGCACCGTCAATGATCAGCCCGAAGTCTAATGCCCCTAAACTCATCAAGTTTCCACTTACCCCAAAGAGGTTCATCATACAGATAGCAAATAACATTGCTAAAGGAATTACAGAAGCTACTAAAAGTCCTGCTCTGAAGTTTCCTAAAAACAAGACTAATACTAATACTACGATTAATGCTCCTTCTGTAAGGTTTCGCTGTACTGTACCAATTGCGTTATTAACCATTTTGGTACGGTCCAAAAAGGCTTCAATAACAACACCTTCAGGAAGTGTTTTCTGGATTTCAGCAACTTTTGCTTTTACATCTTGAATTACTTCATTACTATTTGCTCCTTTCAGCATCATTACTACAGCACCAGATACTTCTCCTTGATCGTCAAAAGTCATCGCTCCATAGCGTGTTGCACTACCAATTTTTACTTTAGCAACGTCTCTTATTAACAAAGGAAGTTCTGTTTGTTTTGAAGTAATAGCAATGTTTTCAATGTCCTCAATATTGCCAACTAATCCTTCAGAACGGATATATAATACTGTAGGACCTTTTTCAATATAAGCACCTCCAGTGTTTTCATTATTGCTTTCTAAGGCTTGAAATACATCGTTTATTGTAATGCCGTAAGCATCTAATTTATTCGGATTTACAGCAATTTCGTATTGCTTTAGTTTACCACCAAAGCTACTTACTTCAGCTACTCCTTTTACAGTAAGTAATTGACGACGTACAACCCAATCTTGAATCGTACGCAATTCCGTAAGGTCAAATTTATCTTCGTATCCTTTTTCAGGGCGTACAACGTATTGGTAAATTTCTCCTAATCCTGTTGAGATAGGACCTAATTCTGGTTGTCCGATTCCTTGTGGAATTTCACTTTGAACTTGTTGAAGGCGTTCTCCAACTTGTTGACGTGCCCAATAGATGTCAACATCTTCATCAAAAACGATGGTTACTAATGATAGTCCAAAGCGAGAGAAGCTTCGGATACTTTGCATTCCTGCAATATTGCTGTTTGCTTGTTCAATTGGAAAGGTCACAAGTCTTTCTATGTCCGTAGCTCCATAAGATGGGGCAACAGTGATTACTTGTACTTGGTTGTCAGTAATATCTGGTACAGCATCAATAGGTAATTTAGTTACTTGATACAATCCAATCCCGATTAACGCAAATACAAATAGCGAGATGATGAGTTTATTCTTTACAGAAAACTCAATAATTTTATTTAACATGATTATTGTCTGTTAATACATTAATAATGAATAACATTCATAGTAAATTGTTTCATAGCAATTATACTACGAAAGAATATTCTTTTGAAAATTCGATATGTATTAACAGTATTTAGGCGGTTGCCAAATAGAAGATAGGTAGCTACTTTCGATTGCATCTTCATCGAAAGCGTGTACTTTATTGTGGTTTGTATTAAATTTAATACGATTGATTTTAATAAGAGGTGTAGGGGTTACAATTCCTACAAAAGAAATAATATGTGCGTGAGAAACAAAAGGTAGCTTCTCATCTACTGGATCGCCAATTTCTTTATGGCTTTCGCTATAGTGTATTTGTAAGAATCCCCAAATACTTAAATCAGGATTATTTGTTTTATGCTCAACAAAGTGTTCCACTAAAATAGGGAATTTCAACAGCTGACCGAACTCAGTTGTTGAAACTAAGAATAATAGCATAAATAATATGGCAATTCTTCTTCTCACTTTATTGGAATTATTGATTAGTAATTGATACTTACAAAGTTAAATATTCTTTGTTAATTGAGGGCGCAAGATAGTAATTTGTATTTATTCAAAGTAAGCATACTATTTACTTCTAATAAAATTCTAATAATTATAAAATAGGTTTTTAATATCACCCGTATTTAACGGTGGATTAAAAGTTTAAAGATGTTCTCTTGTGCTTTTTATTAAAAAACTTTGACATCTTGTTGATTACTTCAAAATGCTTTGTGATTAATTCGTTGCCATATCTATTTTCTAACGCTTGCCATTGTTCTTGTGTTAAGGGAACAAAAGCTAAGGTATCTGACCCTTTTGATATTTTACAAAAGCGTATTTCAAAGGCTGGTTGCAACAATTCATTTAACCAAATGATCGTATCGTCTAAATCAACAATAATACGTTGGTGTGTTTTTCCTTGGTATGATACAAACAACTCAAGTTCTTCATTTGGTCGGTCTTCTATTTTGGCTGCTAAGCTCTCTGTTTGGAGGCAATCTTCAATAAAATCAACTATTGCATCATCATACTCTCTCCAATCTACCCAGAATACAAGGTCTTTTCCTATTGCGTAAAAATCGTCATAGCTTTCTGTTTCAAAGTACTTTTCTAATTTTAAAAGTTTGTCTTGCATATTCTGAATGATTAAGGTTTGTACAGTCTTATTAAGTTACGAAGAAAATGTCTAATAAAGAAGTAATGTGCACAGTAAATCACTCGCTTTTGTTTTATGGATGTAATACTTCATTAAAAGGTTCGAATTCTCGTTCAGTAAAAGCTTCTGTTAAGATTCCTGAGTTGCACAACCATTCAATAGCGTCATTTAGATTATGTCCTAAGGCATAGATATTTTCTTCATTTCTTGGCAAAACAAAGTACTGATGGTTGTAAAAGATAATTTCATCTCCGTCAAAAGTATCTCCTATACAAATGGCTTGTAAGACTTGTTCTTTAGTCAATACCTCTTTACCTATTTCCCAAAAATAGTATTGTGTTACTCGTTCTAACCATTGACTTTGCTCTTGTGAGATACGAGTAGGGGGATAGATGCGAATGTATGTTCCTCCTAATAAACCTTCTCCGTATTGAAGAATATATGTTTTGTAATCTTCTTCAAAATGAAAGTTCAATAGTTGTTCACAATTGTTGATATCTTCTGCAGAAGGCAAAACTAAACTTGTGGAGTTGGTATTAATATTTGGAATTATAGTATAATGGCTAAACTTGTTCATTAGATATATTTGTTTTCAATATCATTTAAACCCTCTCTAAATTCTGATTGCAGCAGGAATTGTTCAGTTACATCAACAGCTTTTTTTGCTGATTGTTCAATGTCTTTTCCTTCTTTAGTCCAAAGTGGAGGAACAAAGTTAATTACTTGATTGTATTGTAATGACGCTATTTCTTCTTGCCAGTTTGTCCATCTAAAGTCTTGGTAAAACTGTTCTGTTCTCCCTGTTAAGAAGAAGTTTAATAGTTGAGAGTATCCGATTTCAAGGGCTTCATAATCTAATGTGTCAGGAGCAAAATAGTATATCTTGCCGATGTCCTTGCCTAAAGCACCACTATTGATACAGAAATACCCTCCTAAAACATCAAATGCTACGATTATGAAACCTTTGTTGGTGTTGTTGTCCATAATTGTTTTGCCTTGATTCCACCTTAGTATGTCTAACATTTGGTCATTATGTCCGCCACCAAGTACTTTGATCCATCCATTATCAATAAGAAGACCTCCTGATTCATAGATAAGGGCACCTAATGTTGATTTGGTAGTAACCTGTAACGCTATTAAGGCGTTGTCAGCAATTTCTTGGGTGTTTTTAGAAAGTGTAGTAACCTGTTTTGGGCTCTCTGCTATCCATTCTTCAATCATTGGCCAAGCAGAGTCTTTTGTATCAATTAGTTCTTGTAGTGTGCGCATAGAAACAATTTTAAGAACTAAAGATAGTTAATTTTGAAAGGGAAGGGATAAAAAAAATGTAAACTACTTATCAATTGATTTGTAGTTTACATCATAGATTGGTTGATTGTATTGTGATTATAAGTCTGCAATTGCTTCTGGAATAGGCATATAGACATATAAAATTGATTTTACTGAAAATGCAACTAATACTAAAAGAACAAAAATACTTGCAATAGCAATCTTCTTTGAAGATAATTGCAGTGCAGCAATACCTAATGTAAGACTTATTAAGAAGGCTATTGGCAATAGAACTTTGAAATAACTCATTGATGGAAAAAAGAATAGCCCTAATGTGATAATTGAAAATACTAATGCGCCTATACTCAATAGTGGACTTTTATTTGCTTCTTGATTTATAGTGTTCATCTTTTGGTTTTTTTAGTTGTAACTGTTAAAGAAATAGCTTTAAGTCAGTTTTACATATACAAAACTATGCCATTATATTCTAAATTCAAAATTTTAACAGTTTTAAATTTGTTTATATAACTGTTTTTTAAGAACTAAATAAATTATTACGTGTTATTTTGTTTGTTTAATAAGAGATACTTTATGTTTTGTCTTAAAAAACAAACGTCACTATTAAAGTGACGTTGTTTTTATAATTTGATCTTTTAGATATATCAATTATTGATTGTTGTTGCTTAATAGTAAATAAAAGTAACAGCAATGTAGAAGTTAGCTACAGCGGAATATTTCCGTGTTTGCGTTTAGGCAAGTCTACTTCCTTGTTTTCAAGCATTGCAAAACCTTTCAATAGTTTTCTTCTTGTTTCATTTGGCAAGATAACTTCATCGATAAATCCGCGTTGAGCAGCTCTGTATGGCGTTGCAAATTTCTCAGCGTATTCTGCTTCTTTTTCTGCTAATTTAGCTGCAGGGTTTTCTGCTTCAGAAATCTCTTTTTTGAAGATAATCTCACTCGCTCCTTTTGCTCCCATTACTGCAATCTCAGCATTAGGCCACGCAAAGTTTAAATCTGCACCAATGTGTTTAGAGTTCATCACATCATAAGCACCTCCATAGGCTTTACGTGTAATTACAGTTACTTTTGGCACTGTAGCTTCGCTTAAAGCATAAAGTAGTTTTGCTCCGTGAACAATAATTCCATTCCACTCTTGGTCTGTTCCAGGTAAGAAACCAGGTACGTCAACTAAAACTAATAATGGAATGTTGAATGCGTCACAAAAACGTGTAAATCTTGCTGCTTTGATTGAGCTATTTACATCTAAACATCCTGCTAAAAACATAGGGTTGTTTGCAACGATACCCACGCTTTTTCCGCCTAAACGAGCAAATCCAACAACGATGTTTTCTGCGTAATCTTTGTGTATTTCATAGAAAGAGTCTTCATCAATAATATTGTGAATAACTTCTTTCATATCATAAGGCTTGTTAGAGCTTTCAGGAATAATAGTGTCTAATCCCGGTCTGTACTCTTCTCCTAATGTGTATGGAATATCATATGCTTTCTCTGTATTGTTTTGAGGAATATATGATAGTAATTTTTTTAAGTCTTCTAAACAAGCAACATCATTTGCTGAGGTAGTATGAGCAACCCCTGATTTCGTAGAATGCGTACTTGCTCCTCCAAGTTCTTCTGATGTTACTTCTTCATTTGTTACTGTTTTTACAACGCTTGGTCCTGTTACAAACATATAACTTGAACCTTCAACCATCATTGTAAAGTCAGTCATTGCTGGTGAATAAACTGCTCCTCCTGCACAAGGTCCCATAATTGCTGAGATTTGTGGAATCACACCTGATGCTTGTACATTGCGGAAAAAGATATCGGCATATCCTCCTAATGAACGTACTCCTTCTTGGATACGCGCTCCTCCAGAGTCGTTTAGTCCGATCATTGGTGCTCCCATTTTAACAGCCATATCCATTACTTTGCAAATTTTCTCTGCGTGTGTCTCAGATAAAGCTCCTCCAAATACAGTAAAGTCTTGTGCGAATAAGTAAACTAAACGCCCATTTATTGTTCCATAACCTGTAATTACACCATCTCCGTGATAAACTTCTTTGTCCATTCCAAAGTCAGTTGTACGGTGGGTTACAAGCATTCCTATTTCTTCAAAAGAACCCTCGTCAAGTAAGTATTCAACTCTTTCTCTTGCTGTTAGTTTTCCTTTGCTGTGTTGTGTATCTATTCTTCTTTGCCCTCCACCAAGTTTAGCTTGAGCCTGAAGATCTTGAAGTGTATTTATTTTCGGATTCATAGTCATTAGTTTGGTAATCGAAGTGATTTTTGGTCTTCTAAATATTGTTTTAATGCAATGTAAGCAGCTACTTGAGCTTCGTCTTTGTACTCTTCTTTAATCAATTCTCCGTTGTAATATTTCTTAACGAAGTTGGTATCGAAGTGTCCATCGCGAAAGGCATCGTGCTCCATAACAAACTTTCCAAAGGGCAATGTTGTTTCAATTCCCTTTACTTTGTAATCGTGGATAGCTGTCAGCATTGTTTCAATAGTTTCTTCTCTTGTCTTTCCAAATGTGATTAGCTTGGCTAACATTGGATCGTAATAAATAGGAACATCCATTCCTTCTTCTATACCATTATCTACTCTAATACCAGGTCCTTTAGGAAGTTTATACACTTCTAAATTACCAACACTTGGCAAGAAGTCATTTAGTGGATCTTCGGCATAGATTCTCAATTCTACAGCGTGTCCTTGTATTTTTAAATCGTCTTGAGTAAAAGGTAGTTTTTCTCCTCTGGCAATGTTTATTTGCATTTCAACTAAGTCAAGTCCTGTAATTAATTCTGTTACTGGGTGCTCAACTTGTAAACGTGTGTTCATTTCAAGGAAGTAGAAGTTTTTGTTTTCATCTAATAAAAACTCAACCGTACCTGCCCCTACATAATCACAAGATGCAGCAACTTTTACTGCTGCTTCTCCCATTTGTTTACGTATTTCTGGTGTTAAAACAGCTGAAGGAGCTTCTTCTACTACTTTTTGGTGACGACGTTGTATACTACATTCTCTTTCAAACAGATGCACGATATTACCGTGTTTATCTGCTAATATTTGTATTTCTATGTGTCTTGGCGAACCAATATATTTCTCGATAAAAACCGAACCATCTCCAAAAGCATTT contains these protein-coding regions:
- a CDS encoding CusA/CzcA family heavy metal efflux RND transporter encodes the protein MLNKIIEFSVKNKLIISLFVFALIGIGLYQVTKLPIDAVPDITDNQVQVITVAPSYGATDIERLVTFPIEQANSNIAGMQSIRSFSRFGLSLVTIVFDEDVDIYWARQQVGERLQQVQSEIPQGIGQPELGPISTGLGEIYQYVVRPEKGYEDKFDLTELRTIQDWVVRRQLLTVKGVAEVSSFGGKLKQYEIAVNPNKLDAYGITINDVFQALESNNENTGGAYIEKGPTVLYIRSEGLVGNIEDIENIAITSKQTELPLLIRDVAKVKIGSATRYGAMTFDDQGEVSGAVVMMLKGANSNEVIQDVKAKVAEIQKTLPEGVVIEAFLDRTKMVNNAIGTVQRNLTEGALIVVLVLVLFLGNFRAGLLVASVIPLAMLFAICMMNLFGVSGNLMSLGALDFGLIIDGAVIIVEAVMHQFSHNAKFKKMVNLKQEEMNKTVVQSASKMMNSAVFGQIIILIVYIPILTLQGIEGKMFKPMAQTVAFALLGAFLLSLTYIPMMSSLIMSRKISHKPNISERVLNKLEGFYERMLVKVMEIPKLIYSVVGVLFVIAIYILSTLGGEFIPSLEEGDFAVDTKVLNGSNLTTTIESTQKAVHILKTRFPEVEKVVTKIGSAEIPTDPMPMDASDMMVILKDKSEWTSAESFPELAEKMTHALEEIPGITVGFQYPVQMRFNELMTGARQDVVVKVFGENLDTLAYTANKIAGLINTVPGATNLYVEPITGMPQLLIDYNRQAIARYRLSIAEINRIVNASLAGQSTGMVYEGEQRFDMVVRMDEKNRKDVSDIQNLLIPTPSGNQVPLNQLATVEIKEGPNQIQRENAQRRIFVGFNVKGRDVQSIVEELQEKVEAQITLPVGYQITYGGQFENLNEAKARLAIAVPLALVLIFVLLFFAFKDIRECLMIFTAIPLSIIGGVFLLALRGMPFSISAGVGFIALFGVAVLNGIVLIAEFNRLQKSGIKNIVFIVIRGAKTRLRPVLMTACVASFGFLPMALSNGAGAEVQRPLATVVIGGLMLATFLTLFVLPLLYITFEQRLKFDFFKKKKTVAAILLVGLGFTANAQTPVTLNTALETALENNTVIRAEKLRTEYAKAFIKTGADLPQTTFTGEFGQINGPYTDNKFGVVQEFAFPTVYSKQKNVFRAEYQQSVYNLDLKSYELKRAVTQSFYDYSYWVEKEKLLQRADSMYTNFYNKALLRLQKGESNILEKTTAQNQQISIQAQLAEVQKAISLTQLQLKYLLNTTENIVPQLEDNKAILTALEADLQNNPVLQMIEQQKVIAHEQTKLEKSKQLPNLQVGYNNSTFMGVASNDVYYDRSERFSSFHVGVSLPLFTTGQRARVKASKKAEDLADAELEMTKNSMENRYQQLLTNHQNNLAILGNYENNTLKNTSTIIETAQLQFINGEINYLEYVILTNQALDFINNYLDTLKMYNDNIIQINYLTSNN
- a CDS encoding SMI1/KNR4 family protein, with the protein product MNKFSHYTIIPNINTNSTSLVLPSAEDINNCEQLLNFHFEEDYKTYILQYGEGLLGGTYIRIYPPTRISQEQSQWLERVTQYYFWEIGKEVLTKEQVLQAICIGDTFDGDEIIFYNHQYFVLPRNEENIYALGHNLNDAIEWLCNSGILTEAFTEREFEPFNEVLHP
- a CDS encoding acyl-CoA carboxylase subunit beta — its product is MNPKINTLQDLQAQAKLGGGQRRIDTQHSKGKLTARERVEYLLDEGSFEEIGMLVTHRTTDFGMDKEVYHGDGVITGYGTINGRLVYLFAQDFTVFGGALSETHAEKICKVMDMAVKMGAPMIGLNDSGGARIQEGVRSLGGYADIFFRNVQASGVIPQISAIMGPCAGGAVYSPAMTDFTMMVEGSSYMFVTGPSVVKTVTNEEVTSEELGGASTHSTKSGVAHTTSANDVACLEDLKKLLSYIPQNNTEKAYDIPYTLGEEYRPGLDTIIPESSNKPYDMKEVIHNIIDEDSFYEIHKDYAENIVVGFARLGGKSVGIVANNPMFLAGCLDVNSSIKAARFTRFCDAFNIPLLVLVDVPGFLPGTDQEWNGIIVHGAKLLYALSEATVPKVTVITRKAYGGAYDVMNSKHIGADLNFAWPNAEIAVMGAKGASEIIFKKEISEAENPAAKLAEKEAEYAEKFATPYRAAQRGFIDEVILPNETRRKLLKGFAMLENKEVDLPKRKHGNIPL
- the accC gene encoding acetyl-CoA carboxylase biotin carboxylase subunit, whose amino-acid sequence is MKKILVANRGEIAVRIMETAQKMGIKTVAVYSTADRMAPHVKMADEAVCIGEAPSNQSYLLGDKIIEVAKSLNVDGIHPGYGFLSENVTFALACEKNGITFIGPNSHAIEIMGSKLAAKETVKAYNIPMVPGLDEAITDIEKAKAISKEIGFPILIKASAGGGGKGMRVVEKEEDFEAQMHRAISEATNAFGDGSVFIEKYIGSPRHIEIQILADKHGNIVHLFERECSIQRRHQKVVEEAPSAVLTPEIRKQMGEAAVKVAASCDYVGAGTVEFLLDENKNFYFLEMNTRLQVEHPVTELITGLDLVEMQINIARGEKLPFTQDDLKIQGHAVELRIYAEDPLNDFLPSVGNLEVYKLPKGPGIRVDNGIEEGMDVPIYYDPMLAKLITFGKTREETIETMLTAIHDYKVKGIETTLPFGKFVMEHDAFRDGHFDTNFVKKYYNGELIKEEYKDEAQVAAYIALKQYLEDQKSLRLPN
- a CDS encoding efflux RND transporter periplasmic adaptor subunit — encoded protein: MSFNYINIKYATVILAISGALLFTQCKQKEDASEETTEQTEDTDTVQLTDAQLKHVTIETTQLSERQIAKTLKLNGKIDVPPQNLISVTNPLGGYLKQTKLLPGMQVKKGELIAVMEDPQYIQIQQNYLIAKDKYEFARLDYNRQKDLNASQASSDKVMQQAQAEMNSQRITMNALGQQLSLININPKTLTHDNISKSVPLYSPITGFVSNTYVNVGKYVTPSDVMFELIDPSDIHLNLKVYEKDLDKLEVGQRVVSYTNNNPEKKYEGEIVLISMDINMEGVSEVHCHFEQFEQKLLPGMYMNADIDTHSMLSKALPEESVVYFEGRYFVFNEIGKQTYQLLPVKVGEKENGFIQIENAEELEGKKIVSKGAYTLLMKLKNTEEEE
- a CDS encoding DUF2625 family protein, which translates into the protein MRTLQELIDTKDSAWPMIEEWIAESPKQVTTLSKNTQEIADNALIALQVTTKSTLGALIYESGGLLIDNGWIKVLGGGHNDQMLDILRWNQGKTIMDNNTNKGFIIVAFDVLGGYFCINSGALGKDIGKIYYFAPDTLDYEALEIGYSQLLNFFLTGRTEQFYQDFRWTNWQEEIASLQYNQVINFVPPLWTKEGKDIEQSAKKAVDVTEQFLLQSEFREGLNDIENKYI